GCGGTCCCGGCGGCCTCGCCACCGCGGCCGTGCTGCGGCAGCACGGGGTGCGGGCCGTGGTCCTGGAGAGGACGGGGGGTGTCGGGGCCTCCTGGCGCAACCACTACGAGCGGCTCCGCCTGCACACCACCCGCCGCTGGTCCTCGCTGCCGGGGCTGCCGCTGCCCCGGCGGTTCGGCCGCTGGGTCTCACGCGCGGACATGGTGCGCTACCTGGAGAAGTACGCCGAGCACCACGAGCTGGACGTGGTGACGGGCGTCGAGGTGTCCAGGATCGACCCGGCGCCGGACGGGACCGGCTGGCGGCTGAGCGCCTCCGGCGGCCGGGTGCTGACCGGACGCGCGGTCGTCGTCGCCACCGGCTACAACCACACCCCCCTCGTGCCCGGGTGGCCGGGCCGTGCGGAGTTCACCGGGGAACTGCTGCACGCGGCGGCGTACCGGACCGCCGGGCCGTACGCGGGCAAGGACGTGCTGGTGGTGGGCGTCGGCAACACCGGGGCGGAGATCGCCGTGGACCTGGCCGAGGGCGGGGCCCGGCAGGTGCGGATCGCGGTGCGCACGGCCCCGCACATCGTGCGCCGCTCCACGGCCGGCTGGCCGTCCCAGGCCTCGGCCGTGCTGGTCCGCCGGCTGCCGGTGCGGCTGGTGGACGCCGTGGCGCGTCTGGTGTGCCGGGTCTCCGTGCCCGACCTGTCCGCCCACGGGCTGCCGCGCCCCGCGAAGGGCCTGTACACCAGGGTCGGGGAGGGCGCGGTCCCCGTCCAGGACGTCGGGCTGGTCTCCGCGGTGAAGCGGGGCCTGGTGGTGCCGGTGGCGGCGGTGGAGTCGTTCGACGGGGACGCGGTGGTGCTGGCCGACGGGACCCGGCTCACCCCGGACACGGTGATAGCGGCGACCGGGTACGCGCGCGGGCTGGAGGGCCTGGTCGGGCACCTCGGCGTACTGGACGGCCGGGGCCGCCCGGCCGTCCGGGGCGCCCGGTCCCCGAAGGGGGCGCCCGGCCTGTACTTCACCGGGTTCACCAATCCGATCAGCGGGATGCTGCGGGAGATCGCCCTGGACGCCCGCAGGATCGCCGGCCGGCTGGCCGAGGGCTGAGCCCCGGGGGCGGCGGGAGCGCCGCGGGGTCAGGGGCCCTGCCGGGTCAGGACGCGGACGTCACCGGCGTCCGGGTCGCCGAAGAGCGCGTACAGCTCGGGACGGTCCTCGGTGCCGCCCAGGGTCCAGACGGCCGGTTCGCAGGAGGGGTCGGCGGGCGTGAACTCCACCGTCCCCCGCACCGCCCCCGCCCGGGGGACGTACAGCCAGGCGGCGGCGCCGTCGCAGTGCTCCCGCTCCCCGCCGGGCGTCTCGTACGGCAGGCCGGAGAGCTCCGCCCGGCGGCCCCCGTCCAGCCGTATCCACACCTGTCCGTCCTCGCCGGACCAGACCCCGCGCATCTGTTCCCCGTTGAGGGACGGCGCCTCGTAGCCCCCGGTGGCACCGGTCGCGAGAAGGGCCGCGCAGCCCGCGGCGGCGAGGGTCACGAGGCCCGCTCCCGCACCCAGCAGGCAGGTGACCAGGGCGGCCCTGCCGTACCGGCGGCCCCGGCGCTCCTCCAGCCGCCGGACACCGTCCACGCCCAGCAGCGGCAGGACGGCGCTGCCCGCCGTCCAGGCCCACGCGTACACGTACGGTGCTCCCGCCCAGGCCAGGGGGATCGCGTACACCGCGGCCAGGGCGGCGACGGCCACCGTCCGCCGCCTCCACCGCGCACCCGGCATCCGCCCGGCCAGGGCGTCCGCCGCCCAGGCCGCCGGTGCCGTCACGACGGCGGTGTGGGCCGCCCCGAGGAAGAGCGCCGCCGGCGGGCCGGCGACGAGCAGGAACAGCAGGCCGAGCGCGGAACCGGGCGGTCTGCCGTACGCGTCGGCGCGGCCCGCGGTCTCCACCACGAGGACCGCTGCCGACGCCGCCAGCTGCGCCGCGCAGAGCAGCGTGGCCACGGTGCCGTCCGACGTGTGCCCGTGGTCCCGCCGTACAGCCGTCATGTCTCTCCCCCCGGCCGCCCCACGGGCGGTGTGCGCCACCGTAACCGCCGCCCGGCGGGCGGGGTCAGCGGGCCGCGGGTTCCGGGGCGGGGTGCTCGCGGCGGATGACCAGGGCCATCAGGGCCGCCGTCGCGCACAGGGCGCCGGCGGCGTACCAGACCACGTCGTACGAGCCGAACGCCTCGCGGGCGACGCCGCCGAGGAAGGCGACCAGGGCCGCGCCGACCTGGTGGGAGGCGAGGACCCAGCCGAAGACGATCGCGCTGTCCCGGCCGTACCGTTCGCGGCACAGGGCGAGGGTCGGGGGCACGGTGGCGACCCAGTCCAGGCCGTAGAAGACGATGAACAGGATCATCGGCGGGTGGACCGTCGGCGCCAGCAGCACGGGCAGGAACAGCAGGGACACGCCCCGCAGCGCGTAGTAGACGGCCAGCAGGCGCCGGGCGTCGTAGCGGTCGGTGAGCCAGCCGCTGAAGACCGTGCCGATGATGTCGAAGACCCCGATGGCCGCGAGCAGCGAGGCGGCGGCGGTGACGGGCATGTGGTGGTCGTGGGCGGCGGGCACGAAGTAGGTGCGCATCAGGCCGTTGGTGGAGGCCCCGCAGATCGCGAACGAACCGGCCAGCAGCCAGAAGGGGCCGGTGCGGGCCGCGTCCAGCAGGACGCGCACCGCGCGGACCGCGGCGCCGGACGCGGGCGGCGGCTTCTCCTCGTAGGCCCCGCCGTAGGGGGCGAGGCCCACGTCGGCGGGGTGGTCGCGCATCAGGAGCCAGACGAAGGGGACGACCACCAGGGAGGCCAGCGCGACGGTGACCGACGCCGGACGCCAGCCGTGCTCCCCGACGATCCACGCGCACAGCGGCAGGAAGACCAGCTGGCCGGAGGCCCCGGCCGCGGTCAGGACGCCGGTGACCAGGCCGCGGCGGGCGACGAACCAGCGGTTGGTGACGGTCGCGGAGAACGCCAGGGCCATCGAGCCGGTGCCCAGGCCGACGAGCACGCCCCAGTAGAGCATCAGCTGCCAGGCCGCGGTCATCCAGACGCTCGCCAGCGCCCCGGCGGCCACCGCGGTCAGCGCGACGGCCACGACCCGGCGGATGCCGAAACGGTCCATCAGGGCCGCCGCGAACGGTGCGGTCAGCCCGTACAGCGCCATGTCGATGGAGACGGCCAGCCCGATCTCGCCGCGGGACCAGCCGAATTCCGAGTGGAGCGGGTCGATGAGCAGACCGGGCAGGGAGTTGAAGGCCGCTCCCCCGACGATCGTCACGAAGGCGACGGCGGCGACGATCCACGCCCGGTGGACGCGGAGGCGGGAAGGGCGGCGGGTTCCGGTGGGCGAAGCCACCACGTGGTCGGTTGTCCGGGTCACGCCGCCAGCATCCGCGCGGCCGTCCCCCCGGACGAGTGGCTCAGAGGCCACCCTTCGAAGGGATCGGGCCACCCGGCGCCCGGCTCCCGGCGGCGAGTGCGGTGTGCAGGGCCCCGGCCGATGCCGCGCCGACGGCGTACCAGAGGAGGTCGGGAGCGTTGAAGGTGGAGCCGAGCACCAGGCGTGCGAGTGTGCTGTGCGCGGCCAGCCGTTCCGGTACGCCGGTCAGCTGGGCCAGTTCCACCGCCCAGCTGAGGGCCAGGGCCGCCCCGGCGGCGGCCCTGGGGCGTGTCCGGGGAACGGCCAGGACCACCAGGGTGTGGATCAGCACGGTGTACAGGGCGTCCCCGGCGTACTTCGCGGCCTCGCCGCCGCCCGCGGTCCGGACGCCGAGCCCCGCGGCCACGGTGAGGACGGCGGCCCCGGCGGCCACCGCGCGTACGGCGGCCGCCGGGGGAATGGAAGAGCGGGCGGTCTGCTTTTCCCTCATGGCAGGGACGTCTATCAGACCGGGACCGGCGGCATCCCGGCAGGGGGAAGTGGAGTTCGGCATGAGGCACCGGGTCGTCATTCTCGCCCTGGACGGGGTGATCCCCTTCGAACTGGGCATTCCCCAGCGGATATTCGGCCGCTCGCTGGGGATCGAGCCGTTCAACCGGGGTGAGGAGCTGTACGACGTGGTGACCTGTTCGGCCCGTCCGCCGGGTCCGGTCCTCACCGACGCGGACTTCCGGATCGTCGTCGAGTACGGCCCGGAGGCCCTGGCCACCGCCGACACCGTGATCGTGCCCGCCTTCCACGAGTCCGGGCCCGTGTACGAGGAAGGCAGGCTCACCGGTGAACTCGCCTCCGCGCTCGCGTACATCAGGCCGGGGACGCGGCTGGTGTCCATCTGCACCGGCGGTTACCTCCTGGCCGCGGCCGGATACCTCGACGGCCGGCCCGCCACCACCCACTGGGCCTGCGCCGAGCACTTCCAGCGGCTCTTCCCCTCGGTCCGCGTCGATCCCGGTGTGCTGTTCATCGACGACGGGGACGTGCTGACCTCCGCGGGGGTGGCCGCCGGGATCGACCTCTGCCTGCACCTGGTGCGCCGGGACCACGGCACCGCCGTCGCCAACGACATCGCCCGGCGCACCGTCGTACCGCCCCACCGCGACGGCGGCCAGGCCCAGTTCATCCAGCGGCCGCTGCCCGGGCCCGGCACCGCCACGACGGCCACGGCACGGGCGTGGGCGCTGGAGCGGCTGGACGAACCGATCCTGCTCCGGGACATGGCACGGCAGGAGTCGATGAGCGTACGGACCTTCACCCGCCGCTTCCGCGAGGAGGCCGGGCTCAGCCCCGGGCAGTGGCTGGCGCGCCAACGGGTCGAACGCGCACGGCATCTGCTGGAGGCCACGGACCTGTCGGTCGACCAGGTGGCACGCGACGCCGGGTTCGGTACGGCCGTCTCCCTGCGCCTGCACATCCAGGCGGCGCTGGGGGTGTCGCCGACGGTCTACCGCCGGACCTTCCGCAGGACGGCCGCCGACCGGACCGGTTCCTGAGCCGCGCCGCCGGACAGTGGAACCGGGCCCCCGGACAGCGGAACCGCGCCGCCGGTCAGCGGAACCGGGCCTCCGCGGTGCCGGACTGCTCGCCGGGCGACGCCGGTGCGGGGACCGGGACGCCCCGGTCGATCTCGCACCAGATCCGCTTCCCGGCGCCCTCCGGCTGCCAGCCCCAGCGGTCGGCCAGGCCGTCCACCAGCTCCAGGCCGCGCCCCCCGGTGTCCTCGCCCTCGGCGTGCCTCGGCTGCGGCGGGCGGCAGCTGGTGTCGGCCACCTCGACCCGGACCGTCCCCGCCGACTCCGCCGAGCCGAAGAGCATCCTCAGCACGGCCGGACAGCCGGTGTGGACCACCGCGTTGGTGACCAGCTCGGAGATCAGCAGGACGAGCGTCTCGGTGAGCGAGTCGTCGTCCCCCATCCCCGAACCCGCCAGCCTGGAACGCGCCCATCTCCGGGCCCGGCCCACCTCGGCGGGATCCGACCCGATCTCCAGCTGAACCTGAAGCACCTGCACCGCTCACACCATCCGAACCGGCGGACACATCGCCTCGCGCCTCCTCGGGATCACGGAACGTGACTCCCCTGCGAGACAGCATGGTTGACGTACAGTCACGGCAACAAGCGCTTCGGGCATATTCCAACGTGAAGGAGTACCCGTGGTGCATACTGTGCGACGCACGCCGTGGAGAGTCGAACAACGGCCCGCCGGCATACCGGGAACCGGTCCGCGGGAGGCTCCGGTACAGCTGTCCGGCCCTCGCCGCGGGCACCGGCGCCGGGCCGGACCGGCCGCACGGGCCACATCCGGAGCCTCCGGTTCCAGAACCACTCGCATCCCACGGAGCGTACCCGAGGGCACCGCACGACTGCGCCCCGTCACCGCCCGGCGACCGCCCGGAAGAAAGTTCGGACCCGCGCCGACTGCGCTGCGTCACGTACCGGCCGAAGGTACGGCCGGACCGGGCGGTGTCCTCCCCGCGCACGGGAACGGGCGGACCGCTCCCCTCGCCGCCGCACGAAAACGGGCGGACCGTTTCCCTCCCGGTCCGCCCGTCCCTGTACGGCCTTCGCTCACGCGTCCGGTTCGACGACGGTGAAGTACGCGGAGAGCGCGGCGACCACGTCCGCCTCGGCGACCCGGCCGTCCGCGTCGGCGTCGAGGCTCCGGGCCGCCGCACCGGCGACGTCCTCCTCGGCGCCCAGCACCCGCAGGGCACGTTCCACGGCCGCGACCGGGGCGGTGCCCGCCGGGCCGCCGGTCCCCTCGGAGCCGCTGC
This DNA window, taken from Streptomyces nitrosporeus, encodes the following:
- a CDS encoding DUF2809 domain-containing protein; the protein is MREKQTARSSIPPAAAVRAVAAGAAVLTVAAGLGVRTAGGGEAAKYAGDALYTVLIHTLVVLAVPRTRPRAAAGAALALSWAVELAQLTGVPERLAAHSTLARLVLGSTFNAPDLLWYAVGAASAGALHTALAAGSRAPGGPIPSKGGL
- a CDS encoding ATP-binding protein; protein product: MQVLQVQLEIGSDPAEVGRARRWARSRLAGSGMGDDDSLTETLVLLISELVTNAVVHTGCPAVLRMLFGSAESAGTVRVEVADTSCRPPQPRHAEGEDTGGRGLELVDGLADRWGWQPEGAGKRIWCEIDRGVPVPAPASPGEQSGTAEARFR
- a CDS encoding MFS transporter, which translates into the protein MTRTTDHVVASPTGTRRPSRLRVHRAWIVAAVAFVTIVGGAAFNSLPGLLIDPLHSEFGWSRGEIGLAVSIDMALYGLTAPFAAALMDRFGIRRVVAVALTAVAAGALASVWMTAAWQLMLYWGVLVGLGTGSMALAFSATVTNRWFVARRGLVTGVLTAAGASGQLVFLPLCAWIVGEHGWRPASVTVALASLVVVPFVWLLMRDHPADVGLAPYGGAYEEKPPPASGAAVRAVRVLLDAARTGPFWLLAGSFAICGASTNGLMRTYFVPAAHDHHMPVTAAASLLAAIGVFDIIGTVFSGWLTDRYDARRLLAVYYALRGVSLLFLPVLLAPTVHPPMILFIVFYGLDWVATVPPTLALCRERYGRDSAIVFGWVLASHQVGAALVAFLGGVAREAFGSYDVVWYAAGALCATAALMALVIRREHPAPEPAAR
- a CDS encoding GlxA family transcriptional regulator, whose product is MRHRVVILALDGVIPFELGIPQRIFGRSLGIEPFNRGEELYDVVTCSARPPGPVLTDADFRIVVEYGPEALATADTVIVPAFHESGPVYEEGRLTGELASALAYIRPGTRLVSICTGGYLLAAAGYLDGRPATTHWACAEHFQRLFPSVRVDPGVLFIDDGDVLTSAGVAAGIDLCLHLVRRDHGTAVANDIARRTVVPPHRDGGQAQFIQRPLPGPGTATTATARAWALERLDEPILLRDMARQESMSVRTFTRRFREEAGLSPGQWLARQRVERARHLLEATDLSVDQVARDAGFGTAVSLRLHIQAALGVSPTVYRRTFRRTAADRTGS
- a CDS encoding flavin-containing monooxygenase; protein product: MSDDSNALASLPRSFDRTDDRPVYVVGGGPGGLATAAVLRQHGVRAVVLERTGGVGASWRNHYERLRLHTTRRWSSLPGLPLPRRFGRWVSRADMVRYLEKYAEHHELDVVTGVEVSRIDPAPDGTGWRLSASGGRVLTGRAVVVATGYNHTPLVPGWPGRAEFTGELLHAAAYRTAGPYAGKDVLVVGVGNTGAEIAVDLAEGGARQVRIAVRTAPHIVRRSTAGWPSQASAVLVRRLPVRLVDAVARLVCRVSVPDLSAHGLPRPAKGLYTRVGEGAVPVQDVGLVSAVKRGLVVPVAAVESFDGDAVVLADGTRLTPDTVIAATGYARGLEGLVGHLGVLDGRGRPAVRGARSPKGAPGLYFTGFTNPISGMLREIALDARRIAGRLAEG